CGGACTCTAACAACTCCCCTTCTGCTCCCCCTCACCTGTTTTCTTGGAGTCTTTCTTCTCCGGCGGCAACTTTCCGTTTCTCTTTATATTCAGATTTCCAATTCCGGCCTTCCGGCATCCTTAAGAATTCCGGTCATTCCTTGATCAACAAACACTACTCTCCAAATATCATTCATCATCTCTCTATtaactaatttcattttcttcttgcAGGATAATCGGCCCCCCTTTTCCGTTTCGCGTCGCCGGCGCTGGAAAATTGTACCTCGTGTCTTTCTATTATctgattcttttttcatctCATGACCgtgttttctttctcttcttctttttaattccaaTGAGTTTCTGATAGGCGTAGAATAACATCGCTGATGATAATCTCTTGTTTTGGGATACGATTCTGGAATCGAAGTTTAGCGTTTTAGCTCAATAGAGTTTCGCAATtcgatttttcttctttctcgtTTCTTATATGTTCTTTGAGAGAAGGAATCGTTCCGGTCAATTTTGATAGTGAAAAGTGGAAAGGATTCGGTCTGTATTCTTTCCGTAACTAAAATTGATAGTTAAAGTAAGTGTTGTGGATCGTTGTTATGAGAATGGATCGAGAGGAGAAAAGGTACGCATCGTAGTTCATAAGCTTTCGACAGCCCTAGGAGGAGAAATTGGTTGAGATTGTGAAATCGTTAGAGAGAGAGGGCGTTTAGAAATGGCGGATTCAGATAACGAATCGGGAGGTCACAACAGCAACGCCAACAGCGAGCTGTCGGCGAAGGAGCAGGACAGATTCTTGCCGATAGCGAACGTGAGCAGGATCATGAAGAAGGCATTACCAGCAAACGCAAAAATCTCAAAAGATGCAAAAGAAACAGTACAAGAGTGCGTATCGGAGTTCATAAGCTTCATAACAGGGGAAGCATCGGACAAGTGccaaagagagaaaaggaagacaaTCAACGGCGATGATTTACTGTGGGCCATGACCACGCTTGGATTCGAAGAGTATGTGGAACCGCTGAAGACTTATCTTCAAAAGTACAGGGAAATGGAAGGGGAAAAGAGCACTATGGGGAGACAGGGGGAGAAAGacggtggtggtggtgggcCCGGCGGCAGTGGTGGAGGAGTCAACTCTTCTGGTGCTGCCGCTGGTGGCGCCGGTGGTGGATACAACGGAGTGGGTGGAATGTATGGTGGGGTAATGATGATGGGTCACCATCAGGGAGGCGTTTATGGTGGTGCTGGATTTCATCATATGGGAATCGGCAGCGGGAAAGGAGGAAGTGGTGGTGCTTCCGGCACCGGACACCGGTAGTGGTGTGGGACTGCTGCAAGGCCAAGCTAAGTGGGCTATGTGCTAGTTGGAACCTTTTAAAGGTTCTCCAACTTTTGAGCATCATTGATGACATTTTAGGAAGttaataagaattttttttcctctttttggGTCATTGAAAGTTGTGGAAAACTACTTTGGGTCTTTGtcaaatttctctatttttcctttttttttttccttgtatAAGTGTAATTTGTGTATCTTGTGTGTAAGAGggatatattgataaatatgatGGCATTTGTACAATTGTAACCCCTAATTTTACACCAAACTACTTACTAATTGCTAAGACCCTTTTCTCCTAATTTCTcccctctctttctctctttctatttctaaCCCCACcctatattttgatttaatttgtttcaaaagaaaaacacatataCCATCCATTAATGTAGAGACACAATCTGACTAGTCTACACCATTTATATGAGTTTAGTTGTAATATGATTAGTCTAATAACCTCTGAACTGGTTTAGATTGCACTCATTAAGTTAGCAATCCATCAATCcctttagttatttatttttctccaagAAATGTGTCTTTGTTTATGAATATCctctttatctcttttttcctCAACCAACTTGGTCTCGGTTGCTTGGATTTTGCATGCCTTTCTTGGTTCATTTCACAAGAGTAACTATTTCgtcatcaaattaaaagtttgtgaaatttaatttaacattgAATCGAGAAATCTTAGGTTGTGGAGTTTAACtctttattgatttctattACATCATTCAAGTAGTCTAAAATAGTGCTATTagaactaaatatatatatatatatcaaaagttgaaaagcAGATactttgaaactttttaacaatgtttttttagaatgttGCAATCCTGTTTTCAAGATATGGCCGATTACCTTTttagatggaaagaaaaagaaaatgtgaaatatGAAATGGAAAGGGGATGAGTGGgtgaaaaaaacaatcataGAATGAAGATGGTGAAATGATGTTGAGGAGATAAAAGATATGaagaattgtaaaaataatattcaaaagaGTATCCATTCACAGATATGGTCTTGTCCATAAAAGGGTCATTTTAAGGAAAGAGAAGATAAAAGCTTAGATTGGTCAATACATtgggaaaaaaatgatttgtcTCATAAATTTGAAGCTGTTgttctctttgtttcttttttcagtaAAAATGGATGCCACATTCAACAAATAAAGTGTGAAAAGTCatttttatgataaatattgttaatagATGTCCATTATCGACCATATTTCACTCCCACCATATCCTACTCTAAAACGTCACCCTTGAAGTGTGTTTGTTTTCGTATGTCACTCTTTTCATATCCCATCTATCTTGTCAAATGTCTTGAAAGAGATTTAGTGGCTATGTAACCCAGCTTATCAAATTGCTTATAAATAGTGGCGTTTAATGAATGTGTAAGACACAAAATTggttgaaatttcaaaagtctCTAGAAGCTTTTtagaatatcttttaaattcattttagtaatcattattattattattatatttattccATATCCATGTTTCCACTATGTCTTGGTTGTGTGTCATTGTGCTGCTCGTTTTTACAACACGTTATTAGATTTAGTGTCTCCTCTATCTAAGGTAGATTCTAAAGGTAGGTCGGTATTTTCTcactttattataattaataaaataaattatatattttgtatatttgatttgtattaattttttaatataattataatattttatgatagTGCTACCACGGTAAATCATGCAAAACTAGAATTTACGGCCTTTCACATTAATGGTAGCAATTACTTACCATGGGTTCTTGATGCTGCGATGCAATCTCCACGTCATAAATCTTGAAGAtgcaattaaaaaatgaaatacaatGATCAATCATGAAAAAGCGAAAGTCATGAATTTTTTCGTCATCACATTCATGAGGATTTgatgtc
This DNA window, taken from Cucumis sativus cultivar 9930 chromosome 6, Cucumber_9930_V3, whole genome shotgun sequence, encodes the following:
- the LOC101219076 gene encoding nuclear transcription factor Y subunit B-3: MADSDNESGGHNSNANSELSAKEQDRFLPIANVSRIMKKALPANAKISKDAKETVQECVSEFISFITGEASDKCQREKRKTINGDDLLWAMTTLGFEEYVEPLKTYLQKYREMEGEKSTMGRQGEKDGGGGGPGGSGGGVNSSGAAAGGAGGGYNGVGGMYGGVMMMGHHQGGVYGGAGFHHMGIGSGKGGSGGASGTGHR